The sequence below is a genomic window from Anopheles cruzii chromosome 3, idAnoCruzAS_RS32_06, whole genome shotgun sequence.
GGTACCGTTTTGTGTGGTGGTGCATAATTTGTTTCGGAAAATTATAGTTCTTATCGCCCGAATGTTTGTGATAAAAATAGGTAGGAAAGCGGGCCAGCACTGTCGGGCATTGTCGATCCACTGAGCGTCATTCGACGGCGTAAGCATCGGCTGGTGACGcctttttcccaaaaaaaaaccgccgaAAAAAGGCCGGTTTCTTCCACAACCCGCAACGGAGTCCACGGAAGCTACTGGAACCACATCGGTTGGTGGAGGCCCGAAGTGAACCGAAGATTGATTAAGCACCAGGCATGCggtaaaaatgtaaatttctGTCAGTCATTTACATAAACTAGTGTATTTTACGATAACAGTCCGGTCCCCGAGGTCCAGGTGGGCCAACCCCAGCGCGATAGCCTGAACCGTAACCGAACTATGTACCGTAGACGCGGGCGCGGCAAGCGCTTCGAGGGGAAACTTTGGTCGCTCGgaacgtttcgtgttttttttatcttgtGGCCAGTtgcctgtgttttttttctgttggacTCCTGTGTTTGCGCTCCAGTTTATCCTTCGTGTTTCGCGAACAGCGCTTTTGGCACGCAATCGAAGATAATCGCCCAACGAAACGTGGTCGAGTCCTTTGCGCGTGGGATTGGATGAAATATAATACACCGGTCGGGCTCCCCCGTGGATCCAGTGCAAAGTTTTACGACGTTTTAATTATGGATCAATTGAATCTCGGGGCCATCCGCTTTCCAGTGGATGATCTACGGGAGACCGGTGGTCAATGCAGTATCTGCGCTGCGCACTTCGTTACCTTGTACTGGTATCCTTTTCGCAGCTCCTTCTAGATTATCTGCCAAATGACGCTCCTGTGGGTATTTAGCGAATCTCTGATGGTCGGCAGCGTGACATTCGTTAGCTGCCGGCATCGGACAGTAGCAATCGGGAGCAATACACCTAGAGGCAGAGTTGGATAAGCGAGTTCTTAcgataattattttattaagaTATATTTTGGTCCATGATACAAGTCTATTTTTTATATCAGTTTTATGGGATTTATTATGCAAACACACGGCTTGCCTTTTATTACACTTTACTAGAAAGTTTgtagtttctgtttttgtttgttgctctGAAACAAAAGCGCTCTCTGACCGCGAGAAACGGATCGCTTAAGACAGATTGTGGTTTCATAAAACTTTAAGCCCCTTCCGCGACATCCAGTCTCGACGCACGTAAAAGGTGGCACTGCGAAGGCGTCCTGTGGCCCCGATAGTATTACATGGAACGCGCGAAGTGGTTTGATTACAATTTATCCGCCTCGGCCGTTTCGGACGTGGCTGAAAAACGAGAtcaccaccgcgcgcgccacacatTGGGACCGATGATCCAGATCCCGTGTTTGGGCACCGCACGGAAATGGGATGAAGTTACGTGGATTTTAAAAGACATAAGCACAAAATATGCGGAACATAAGCGACTTTATGGCTCCCACACGCGAGACGACGCGATGTGGTGGCGTCTTGACGTGGCGCAAAATACGCGCTTTTTGGGATACGATTTGTGGAGCGATTCGATCATCGGTTCGAAATGGCATCGACGAAGACCCGAACTCGAAGGCGAAGGATCTTGTTACGCCGCAGACAAGGCCGAGAGATAGGCTATGAGTTATTTATTGGTGTGTTTTCGGTTTACATTTAAACGAACTGTGCCCGGGAGATGACAAGTAAAATGTGGGCAAGTTCTGTAGTGCTGGGGCAGTTGAAGTACTTGATCGATATTCGGGTCCATCTATAAActtttcatttaaataatatttgaatTAACGGCTCTTTAGTAGTTGAGCCATTCTTGGGGTCTAGAGATTCAAATCTGATTCTCCTTTGAAGCCTTTGTTAATATCTAATCTCAACACACGAACAGTAAGACTCTTCCCACAAGTTTGTGACATCGCCATCGAGTAAACTCAGAATCCCCAAATGATCACCGCAATCATGCAATAAGTTAATAAGCGTTGCTCATGCGAAAGCCGATTGCAGTAATTGGCCTTGCGGATTGCAGGTTGCAATTTCCGTCCCCACGATCGGGCGGTGTCTCCTGGGTGTAGTTGGCCGGTTGGGAATTTCGCGTTACAACCTAAGGTGCAGCTTTTTTCCGTCAAAGTCCGATTTTCTCCACTTGCCACCTGAGTTGCTttgccggcccggcccgatgcCGGCAGCACTTGGCGGCCCTGCGTTAATAGAAACTAATGCCGCTCAATTTGCTGCATTAAATGAACACTTGTTTTGGCGGGAcggttgtgtttggtttggtgcgttagtccgttttctttttcactccCATTCGAGAGCTAGCGTTAACTGGCGTAACGAAGAAGCGTGCCGGACGCGAACCGGACCGGTTTTGGCCAAATTTGTCGCTCGATCTCGCTCGCTATTCGCCGATGTAATTGGCCCTGCGGCCCGCACCGCTCGGTAGAGCTGGTAGGTCTCAGGACCTGGACCTGGGCAGGAATTTAACACTCGCCTGACAGAAGTACCTGCCAACCGTGTGACGGTGTGTCGGAGGGTCGAgataaaaaaggcaaattaATGAACCGACCAATTGGCACATGCAACCCGCTGGAGCTACTTGTTTTGGGTAAACAATGTCGTGACTATTAATTTGACGCTCAAGTGTTTGTTATGCATATAATGTGGCGTGACGGGCTCCCCTCCGGCGATAACCAACCTCAGCCCTTCTTATGCTGCGCCGGCGTTCGGTGCCCCATGTGGGTCGGACTTAACGCATAATGGGCTTGTTGGCACCTCTCGAGTGGGTCTGAGACATAATAATAAATCAGTCACCTCCAACGGCCTCTCGGGTCTTCCGCACTCTCTGGCTCGACTTGGCAGGTGCAGCATGGCGGCGAACGCAACATATTCGTGGCATTAGCAGcacgcagcataaagcatGATAGATGCACTGCCGGGCGAGGGACGCAGGGCATCGTTCGCAGGGAAAGCGAATGACAAATTCATTCTAAAGCCTacccgagagagcgagataaTGAGTCTTGAGGCTCTTAATTACGATTTGTTATTGTAAACTCGTTGGCAGTCGCTGCACGTGCAACGTCCGGCCCGGTGACGTAAAAGCCGGCTTACCCTCTGATTGCTGCTCATTAaaaaagtgttttgttttacgtcGAGACGTGCAGAACTTAAAACACTTGCTTAATTGGTCACTGGTGGTCAGCTGTTTCATTATCGCGTGCCTTGAATTGTACGAAAGTGAGCGATTGTAGGGTCAGTTTTATTGCGAGGGCACTTTAAAGAATTCACATTAAAGAGGCCAATTTAACGTCCTTCATTATGTCTACCacgattgatttatttcacgAAAGTTTCTTTAACATTTGTACAAACTTAACGGAGAGAGTTTAAGTTTGCATataaaattaatgaaccaCGAACTTACTCGCTTATTATGGGCCAAAGAAACGGCTTTAAGACCTGCGCCCGCAGAAGAAAGCATCTCAACAAACTgcatgaaaatttatttctctTAATCCGGCAGGTCGCCcgaacagaaagaaaaaaccggcaTTCGCCGCCGGAATTCCAATCTCCGGAGTCGAAGCGGAGTCGCTTCGAAAGAGCCGTGTTCTGGGCTGCGTTACAGGTTTTACACTAATCAAGTGCACAGCGCAAGTGCCTCTAATCCGGATTATCTGAAATTTATGTTCCTGTCACTGGGCGCGAGTGCTGGCCcagaccgcggccaccgcgaaAGGAGGGCGCAATAACCGGGCAAATTCGTGGGCAAAGCTCTCCCGCGTCCGTCTCGCGGCCGCCTGGAAGCTCTCATGCCGTCTCGTGCTATCTGTTGGTGACATTTCCTCTTTGCCCGTACGAGATGACTTATTCCTTCCTGGCCATTTCCATCGCTTTTCGCACCGCCATTAAAGCTAACGGGGCAAAAGATGCACCATTAATAAATGCATTATCGATCGAGTAAATAACTAAATTTGGGGGCTTAAAAAGCGGAGGGTAAAAAGAAGCGGCCGACCAAAAATCCGTGACAGGTGGTTGGTGCTCGCattgcgcaaaaaaaaagtctgGGAGTTTTATCGCTTCACACGTGGTGCGGCCAGTTTGTTTATTCGAGTTTAATCAACTGTAACAACAGTGCCTCGGTGAGTGTTGTTTGCCTTCCATCCTTCATCCGGGCGGACAAGCCGTGGTCCATCTGGCCATTTGCCGGCGTCGGTGACACTTGAACTATGGTGCGAACGAGAGCGTGCAGAAGCAATAGCAAACAAATCCGAAAGAAAGCACAACACTCGCACAACACTTGGAATTCGCGTTCCGTGGACGGAACGGTATttggttttaggaagaatccGACGTTGTTTTTAAcgtttttggtttctttgcaTGTGGTTTGATTGAACTCAACATTTTATGCGTAATGCACACGTgcaagtataataaataacccTTCTCGATATTTTAAAGTATTTAAACGCCGGACACTAAAATGTTTGAATGCATAATGGTCTACAAGTATCGAATTTGTGATCAAATGCCTTATGAGTGTAAAAAGGATATGAAACGATCGAGGAGCTTGCGTTTTTGGGAATATTGGAACAACTAATTATTACCATCCGAAGTATCCAACCAATGAtctattatttaaacgtttgaCGAGTTTTTATTAGCCTGTTTCTAAATCCAGACTTAATCAGGAAACTATATCAGGAAACTTAAGTTTATGGTTTATTCGCTGAGTATAATGAAATAGAACTAATTGTTGGGTCACTGCTATGTATTGTCTGAATGAAAATGTCTTCTAAATTGTTTCTCTCTGGACGATTTTTCTGTAAAGCACTAACAGTTTTAGATATGTAACTCTACAGTATGTCTCTAGCTTTGCAGCATTAACCTCTTCCTGACAGCTAATCGTTATTAAGATATTCCCAATCCTTCTTTATCTACGTTAAGAGCAGTACTTGCACGCTCAggatcgtaaaaaaaatcgttcatTATAGCAACTACCTTAAAATGCATATgcccaaaaagaaacacatattCAGTCATCCATGATGCAAATCCAAAAGGCATAAAAGTTGCACCAGATGGAATTCTATACAAACGTTTATTCTGAAACAGATACATTTTGATTACCTGGAAAGGGTACATTCGGTTATTCGGAATACAAGAATAGACATTTTACCTATTTTACctaaataatagaaaaggcataaagaccaggcgcctccttagGCAACAGGAAGTGTgttcttaaaataagcctaGCGGACACGCACGGATTATCACctaaattttaattgtaaaGTCTAGTCTAGTCTAGTAGGCGAAGAAACGGgaacttatctattttaggaaaatataaccAAAATCCTCACTGTTTAATGTTggtttatgaccgccttttccccatagtggcGCGGTGAGAAGCAACAGGTGAGTGCGAGAAAACGCTGGCAGTGAGACCGGTAGGCGCACACGGGCGGACATGCGGTTCAAAACAAGCCGCGGGTTGCCGGCTTTTATCGGCCGTTTGATTTCCATCACCGAGTGGCCGATAGAGCGAGTGGGAGCGAGAACTTATCCGACGCATCAGAGAAAGTGGCGTGCCAGTGGGGTCAGAGAAAGCGAGAGCAACATAgcaaagagcgagagagagaaagaaagagagagagagagaaagaaagagagagagagaacaagaCCGGCCCCGGAGTACCGGTGTGTAACGTTACTCGCGGTCTtggtgccgtcgtcggtcggattCGCGATTCGAGCTCGAAGCGCCAGTCAGTTAGTCAGTTAAAATCCGTttgtcggtggcgtcggttcAATATTTGGAGACATCGTAGTAGTTCCCGCGTCAAAGAGTTCGCGTTCTGTCGCTTCCGTTTACGCGAGCCGCGCGCTCGCCCGTGACCCAGTGACGACAAAGTGTTGGAGTTCCGGTGCTTCAAACCGGCCGTTTGGGTGATCGTACATTAATTGATGTAAGCCAATAGGGTGTTTTTtcggggtgtcctttttgccaTCGTAGCAAATGTGTGCGTTCACTCCCTCGAGGACCACCGTCAATGACGGTGGCTACAGATCCGGAGTACAGTTCCGAAAAGTTACTATGTGCCCCATGTGAACGCCAGAAAAACACGTGAAGTCggtgtttaaatattttacatcTAATTTTGGGCTGGAAACTGGAGAAGGGAATTAGTGGCAACCTgcgaagcaccgaaaaaacaGAGTGACGGCGGAAAATGGCTTCGACCGTCCCAGTCGCGTCGCTGGCACGTTGTGCGTTCTAACATTGTGCGTGAATCGTGTTTTCGGTCTCCGTCCCCTGCATGATTCGTGGTTCCGTAatgtttggttcgtttgtaAAAgagttttatttcgtttaattttttttcggttcgtttcggtgGCAATTCGCGAGCTGCAAACGCGTGGGAATCTCCACTTTGACGTGCGAGAATCTCGCGGCGTGACACGGCGGTGGACCGACGGCGGTGaatagtaaaacaaacacacaaaaaacggaaagccaAAGCCAGATCACGACGCGAGTGATCTGGCCACCGAGCGAtgtgaaacaataaacgaCCAAACATCCCTGCTGGACCGAGAGATGAAAGTGAAAgcgccgaccgaccaaccgacccgaGGGTGTATCATACTTTattggggcgcgcgcgcgctttttaTTGCCTTCGGTGATCTTCGGATTTTGGCCTGATGCTATGATTTCGCTGggtttttcacattttcccTACCCAGCTTTCCTTGGTCCTTGCCTTCgcctgatgatgattatgGGGTTCTCGTGTATGCGCGGCGGGACGGCGTCGATGAGaaagaattatttttaaaagaaagcACGCCCGCTCCGGGAACGTCTTGTGCAGCACAACGGTGGTTCGCattgtttatttatattcCGCTGTACTCACTCACTTTCGCACTCCCTGTTTCTCTCTATCACGCGGGGAAGTGTGAATGGTGTGACATTCCTCGGGGGTCACCCAAATTCCGTGGGCCACCTCGTTACGCACGTTGCGGCCAAAGTTCAGCCGAAACACGTGTTAGCGCGCCAGCTGCACGCCGTGGGAAATCGTTTCCGTGAGCGTTTCAGTTAAGTGAAGTTAAACCGGTGGCAGTCGCGGTGTTCGTTGCGAAACCGGCGTTGGGAGGTGAGAAaatcgcggtcggtcggcgaatCCTgataatggaggcgcccggtgaaGCATGTTGGCGCGACCCGGACGAACCGATTTATGGTGCCTTCAAGGAATGTTTCCAAAACGATTTCAAACACATTCTTAATTATACCGGCGGGTCCTCAAAAAGCCCGGTGACGTGCaaatgcgcgcgcggtgtTCAGTCAATTTGCGTGACTATTTATATTGCGCTCCATATAGCATTTGTCCtcccgttgctgctgttgcagctTAGCGCCAGATTGCTGCATGTTATTCGTTTATCTGCCTTCCCCAAGTGTGCCTCGGGTGTGGTCGGTGGTCCCAATCAGTTCGTGTTGATGGTTCACGTCGACCAATGGACCCGAAGTGCAATAAAGCGGCGGCGCTTAGCGCGCGAAAAATGATATTTATATTCGAAAGGACCCGCTGCTCGCgcctcgggcggcggcgacggcggtgggcGCCAGTACGAGTGATTTGCGTTTTTTCTCCGTTAGCATTATTTATAAACAGCCCCAGCGGAATAATGGTGTGCATCTCCGCTGCAGCCGGCTGGACAAAGGTTGGGTATTTTGCGATCTTTGACGTGCAAACAGAGGGActgtcggacggacggaaataTTTACATTTGGCATCACAGCCAGCCAATTGAGCCGGCAAACGGCGGCCGTGTCTATAGTATCAACCACGGCCACATCTGTACTGGGCGAATATGTTTTTGAACATTTAAACGATGTTGTCAATAAGAAGAGGGCTTCgctcatcgtcatcgtcgtcacgcTTCGTCACGCGTCtggttgtttatttgtttgttttgttgtttcggtcggtcgaagtAAAATATTCTCTTAACTTTCCACATTATGCTTCAATTGGCCCCCTCCGAACCGTCAATGGTtggcgcttccggttggctggtGAGGCATCTTCTTTGCCGAAAGTTTCGCTCAACTTACCGGTGACGAAGGaattcattaaattaattttcaaagaCACAAATCTTAATTTTACCTAACAAATCCAAGCTTCTGGCCGTGTCCGAAGTGTCGGATTTCGTTGTTTCAGCTTTGATCATTGGACACGGCGAGTACTGGCCTTTGTGCAAGCCGTCTACCGGCGGCTCTGGCAGCCTTTGAAGGCTGCGTCCTTGAGGGCGAACGAGGGTGCCGGTGCTATCGGAATTTCGATTAATTTCGCAGGAATGCGCTAACCGGCTTAACGTTAAATTTACTTCACACCTGGCATTTCTGGCGTCTGGCACGACGCTCGTGCGTCTGTTTGGCGCTGGAAGCGGATGCCACAAATTTACATCCATTTCCGGTACTGGGTGTCTGCAAGTTAAGGTGCCCACCATTTGTTCGGTAATGAAATTTGTCCTTCATGTTGCGCGGCAGAATACGCATGTTGTTGATAACGCGCCCACATCTTATCTGTTGCGGGTGGAAAAGCAATTCCTTGGGGGATGTTTTCATGAAACGAAGTTTCGGAAGGGCAAACGGAAACATCCTTTGGGCTGTATCCTTTTGCGTGGTGATCACTTCGGGGACTAGGGCGCCCGAATCCAGCGTCGTCGCTGCAAAGCCGTTTCTTGATATGCCCACGATATGCTTTACggtttttattgcactttaCGGCCGCTCTATTGCGCTTTTCGGCGTCGGAcgggagttttgttttctttcgaacGAATCAGAAGGCGAACCTTCCCGGGAATGGGTTGGGTAGCGCCTGGGAATCGTGCCATTTGTTTATCATGGCCATCTTGGCCATGCTAGCTAGCGAGCGGCGGAACATAAAACTTTCCAGGCGTTCCTCGGCAAACGATCATTCGACCATCGGGGTCGGCTTGATGAGATGGAACGCCATTCCGGGAAACGAAACGTAAGGCCCATCGGTGACGTCGGTACGCAATTAGAGTTTCAAATGCGACGGTTCCAAAAATTGCGACAGAAGCCCCAACGGGACTGTGGGGTTTAAGCCGAGCCTGCATCGGCAATGTGGTTCGAACCTACATCAAGCCACAGGGCCGATGTGGTTCGATCCTTGCATTTTGTTGCGACCCACATTAGATTGATTGAAGTTCATTATGTTAAATTATTCTTTAAACCGGCAGCCCGTGGGCCAGAAAAAGGATACTTTATTCGTTCCTTATTGATCCAGCGGTAGCAGTCCCAGCGGTGGAACCGCTTGTTCGAAAGGGATGCCGGACCCCTTTGGCACTTGCTGTCTGACCTTCGCAGCATGACGCATCCAGCATCCGTGTCTGCTTACGCATGGTGTGGCGTGTGCGGCTTCCCGCTGAGCACGGGGATCACTTTACCGGCCGTGCCTGGGGTGTTGCGTCCGGTTCGATAGTTGTGTGCAGATTATCAGTTTTCATCCAAAACGGCACGGCAACCTACCGGCGCTGGACGCCAGGGAACATCCCGCCGTCCCGTGGCGCACCCAGCTGGGCGACACGCTGCCGCCGTCCTGCACGCGCGGTTATATTTATAAACCTCCTGCCGCGGTGGACGATGCAACACAATGCACCACCgcgggccaccggggccgaCGCCAACGCCCGCCCGCGGACACTCGATGATAGCTTGTCAGGTGCATTAAATTATGTGCGACATGTCACTCTGCCCCGCGAAGAAGCCAACCGGGGAgggtgggaaagaaaaaaaatcgttggcgtaaaacacgaaacggaatcaaaaattaataaataaatccgAAAGCGGCCCGGCACGGCAAGTAAGTGCCGGCATAAATAGCAATCGGCTCACCACTCACCCGGTCTGACCTGGCGCCCCGCCGTCCATCGTGACATCTTGAGACAGCAAGCTCCCGTGTCCATAATTTACCCATTTCTTTTGTGGACGGGTCTTTTTCACGCCACCGCTCGTACATCACCGGCTGGCGGGCCGCTGTTTTGGGCCATTCCGATTTGGGGAGGCCATATTCTCAGAATACTTACTCATGTAACCTTAATTGCGGGAACTGTGGGTTTAATGCACCAATTGAGGGACCTGTTCACCGGTTTTTCGACTCCGATGCACTGATTCCTCGGATGGGTCTACTGATTCCTTTGGTGCCGGTACCTCAATTCACCTGCAACTTAGTTCCTAGTAATAGCTACACATCACTTACCGAAGACGTGTATGGGTAGTCAACTTCGCGCATTACGCCGCCCGCCTTTTCGAGATACTTCAGGGTGTTCCTGAGGGAACCACCTCCGCAGCCctagaaaaacgaaaccgacaTCAGTGGCATGTAAAGCCTTCGGGTCTTCGCCTACAAACCTACCAAATTCCCGGTCTCGGTCGAGCAGTCCACCATCTGCTGTTCGCTCACCAGCTCCACGCGGCCGATGTGCTTCATCAGCTGCGCCGAGATGGCGTAGGCCACGCTGAAGGCGTAACAGGATCCGCAGGTTTTCTGGTTGGCCGGCTCCGTCTTGAACCCTTTTTCGCGCCAGTCCAGCTCGTCCGGCACCTCGTCGGTGGCGCTGGAGCTGACGATTTCGTCCGTGATGGTTTCGCTTACCTTGCGGTGCGTGTCCGTCTTCAGCCGCACCAGCCGCTTCCGATACTCGCTGTTGGGCTGCCGGACACAAAACGTAGGTGAGATAAACGCAATGGTTACTCGATTACCGTAGACATATGGCACGCCACGGATGCTACATCACCCGCACCGGGCCGAACAAATAATTATCTACAAGTGAGTGTTTAATGAACTACGTAATCAGGCACCCGGGCCATTCTTCTCGTCGGGCCGTCACCGGAGAACCTGTTTTCCGTCGGAGTGCTTTAAACATCCGTGGCtgtgttcgattcgattactccattactactactactactttctcTTCCGACCGGCCGCTCCGGACCGTTCTCGAACTGGCTGCAGGATATCGCCAGGGATTCGATTACAGTTATCGTGATTGGTTTTCTGCCTCGTTTTTTGCTCACACAACTGCAGCGCAGGATTCTCAGAATCTTTCCTTCCTGCCAATCGAAGGCTGAAGACTTTCACGGGCTGCTGAGATTCACCGATGTGGAGTGCATCGAAGTAAAGTCGAATAGCAAACGTAAACACAATACCGTAGATCGGGCTACTAGACAGTGGTGCCGCCGTTGGCCATCCTGAGAACGTGCATCCTGTTGTTGTACCAATGCACGGTCCAAAGTCCGAGAAACACTTTGCCATAATTGCTTTAGTGGTAGTGTTCATTTGGTGCATTTCACAAGAAATTGTGGCGAATGGATTAAATTTAAACCGATCTGATAGCTGTTTTTGTTCACCAAAGCATAACTCTGGCATAGAAAAACTTGCCACATACACAGTTATTATTACGTTGGATCGTGATGATTCGTGGTAAGCTAGGGCCACACGCCAGTGACGATCCCACATGCAGTTTTAATTGCACTTTCCCTCGCTCATTTCATTACTACCATTTTTTACCGTTTCCGGCTGTATCTCCAGTTAAAAAATGGCAAGAATTTTTCCATTATCATTTTCTATACCATCGAGGTCGTGCTGATGGGCTGCACGCCGACATAACGCCATTTTTTACGCCATTCGCTTTTTAgtatgcaaatatttgcccccGTTTTGCATGTGATGGAACAGTTGCCGCTCGGACGGTGTTTATGTAGGCAATTCTAATTGGCAGAAAATTGCTTCTCGGTGTTCTCATAAATCGGTGAGCCATAAACATTGACAACCCATTTCCGACACAGcatcaacacaacacaaaatgTGTCCGTCTCAACGGCTCTGTCACGAAGATGTCACGGCCCCACCGAATGATGGGGTTCCTCCGGATCCATTTCGGAAACATTGCGAGCCCATGCACATAAATAACACCCACGGTCGGCGTTGTTTTCGGCGTTCCGGTGAAATGCGAAAACCCCCATCAAATCAGCCGACTCGCGACGCACGCCCCGGTCTTAGAACCATACGGACTCACCATATCGGCGAAGGCGTTCGGGGCCAGCCGGAAGCGGTTTTTTCCCGCCTTAAACTCCTGGTTGTGCGTGTTGATCTCCTCCAGGTTGTCCATGTAGGCGGACCGTCTCCGCTCGGTGCGGTACTTTGCGTAGTACTTTTTGTCGTGCGATTTCTGTCGTGAGTGTTggggggtttttgttttacatttttggtAAAGCGGCTTCAACGGCTCCGTTTCAACAGTATGTTAAACATGTCCTTACCATGTACGAACCGAACGAATCACCGGGATCATCGCTTGCACCTGATGCTGTGGCGTTCGGGCGCGGAGTTGTtgtcgccggcgccggcacaTCCTTAGCTTTCGGTACATCCTGCGCATTTCCGACGAGTGCCGG
It includes:
- the LOC128269996 gene encoding procathepsin L-like, with the protein product MKIQRVWLILLLSLTQDWPPLGVGASRHRKRSTTHISEDVFRRNPGQPVQPSRAVVDGPEMNKHPQSLDTNLAPVAKRSCCGTAMAIGTLEVVSQSEEPDASAPALVGNAQDVPKAKDVPAPATTTPRPNATASGASDDPGDSFGSYMKSHDKKYYAKYRTERRRSAYMDNLEEINTHNQEFKAGKNRFRLAPNAFADMPNSEYRKRLVRLKTDTHRKVSETITDEIVSSSATDEVPDELDWREKGFKTEPANQKTCGSCYAFSVAYAISAQLMKHIGRVELVSEQQMVDCSTETGNLGCGGGSLRNTLKYLEKAGGVMREVDYPYTSSVSDV